Part of the Bacteroidales bacterium genome, TCCAGTATGCGCTTCCCGATGTTTTCCAGGAGCTTTGATTTGGTCCGCCGCATCTCATTTTTAATGATCGCGTACGCCTGCTGGTAATTCACCGCATCCTGGAGCTTATCAGAGTCAGCCGGTAAGGCCAGGTCGGCATCCATCTCCAGGTCAACCAGGAACCGGTTGCCAACAATTTGTTCCTCCTGGTAATGGCCATGGAAAGCGTAGAATTCCATCTCTTCTATGATTACTTTACCCATAAATCAAAATTAGCAATAAATAACTTTTAAATCTCAGGCGCATGCCATACTTTTAGGCATGTTTAAAAGTCTTGTTAAGAACGCATTCCGGAACATCACCAACAAGTTTGGTTACAGTTTTCTGAATATAATGGGGATGACCCTGGGGATTACCAGTGCCCTTTTCCTGATTCTCTATGTTAGCGATGAGCTCAGTTTTGACCAGTACCATGAAAAAAGCGACCGGATTTACCGGGTCCAGTCGCATATTACTGAAACCGATGATGAGTTCACATGGATCGTTGCCCAGATTCCCTTTGCCCCACAGGTGGATGAAGACTACCCGGAGGTAGAGAGTGTTACCCGGCTTTTCAATTTTCAGCAGGCACTTTTTAAGAACGGGGATATCGAATTCACCGAGGAGGAGGTTTATTATGCCGACTCTACCTTTTTTGACATTTTCACCTATAAGACCCTGGAGGGGGGGACCGGCGATGCTCTGGATAAACCCAACTCCATCGTATTAACCGAAACCATGGCGGACCGATATTTCAGCGGGGAACCTGCCGTTGGATCCACCCTGAAGGTGGGAGAAGAGATCTATACCGTCACGGCGGTTATCGAGGACGTACCCAGGAACTCTCATG contains:
- the folB gene encoding dihydroneopterin aldolase, translating into MGKVIIEEMEFYAFHGHYQEEQIVGNRFLVDLEMDADLALPADSDKLQDAVNYQQAYAIIKNEMRRTKSKLLENIGKRILDALFAEMDGVKKATIRIRKLNPPMGGPIKSVGIKMSRKQKAG